The nucleotide window CACTGTCGATTAATTTAGTCAAAGAAAAAAGTCAGGGAACGAGCGTAAGAGTTCGCGTGAGTCCGACGCCGTATTACATTCACATTTTAGGAAAAACATTCACCTATCTCATCATTTGCGTCATCCAGTTTTTGCTGATGGTTGCAGTAGGAATCTGGCTTTTCCCGTTGATGGATTTGCCACAGTTTGATGTTTCAGGAAAAATGTTCCACCTTCTGATTGTCACTCTTTTTGCAGGATTGGCAGCGATTGGATTTGGAGTTTTAATTGGAACCGTTTCCGACACTCAGGAACAGTCGGCGCCGTTTGGAGCGACTTCGGTGGTAGTTTTGGCAGCGATTGGCGGAATTTGGGTTCCGGTTTTCCTGATGCCTGAATTTATGCAGAAAATTGCGCAATTTTCTCCGATGAACTGGGGACTGAATGCGTATTACGATATTATTTTAAGAAACAGCGGCATTGGCGAAATCGCTAAGGAACTGATTTTCTTATTTTCATTTTATATTGCGATGGTGAGCATTTCCTTATTGTATGAGAGGAAGCAAAATAGTGTTTGATTCAACATTGTACAGATTTTTAGGAGCCGGGAACCTGCTGTCCACTATATCTTTTTTGTCATTGCGAACGACGCAAATCAATAAATTGAACTTATCAGCAATCGCAATGACAAAAAAGGATGCCGTTCCCATCAGGGCTAGGGATTTCGTGGAAAATTCACGTTTCTTCAAGCCTATCAAGAGTCAAAACTTTGCCAAAGTTTGGAACTTTTGCAAAGTTGAAAGCAGAATAATATGAATGAACCAACAGAAATATTTGGTTTATAGTTTGTCCGATAAAAAATATAAACAAACTGAAGAACTCAATGTTTACAAGATAAATTAACAGTTCGCTCCTCTGGAGCTTTGTTTTGCGATTTCTTTTTTCTATTAACAGCAAGTCCTGATGGGACTTTGCAAAGCTTCGTTAGAAGCAAACTGTTAATAGCAAATAGATATTGATAGAAGTAAAGCTCTAGAAGAGCGACCTGACAATCTTATTTTAATTTTTATCAACAATAATATATTTGATTATAATTGGTGACCTTTGTGAAAACCTTTGTGCCCATTGTGGTTAAAAACAAAACAAAATGCAGTCTAAAAATTTAACCTGTACCGAAGAAGTACGTGTACGTTTCAACGAGACAGACCCGCTGGGAATCGTCTGGCACGGGCATTACATCGTGTATTTTGAAGACGGAAGAGAGGCTTTCGGAAGACAGCACGGTTTGACCTATCTCGATATTCAGAACGCCGGATTTGTAACGCCGATTGTGAAAAGTACGTGCGAACATTTTCTTCCTTTGAAATATGGCGAAACATTTAATATCGTTACGACTTTCGTGAATTCTGTTTCGGCAAAACTAATTTATAAATACGAGATTTTTAATCAGCAGAATCAATTGGTTTGCAGTGGAGAGACCATTCAGGTTTTTCTGGATTCTGAAAATAATTTATGTCTCTACAATCCCGAGTTTTTTCAGGCCTGGAAAGATAAAATGGGATTATAATTGGCTTTTGGCAATTAGCTGTTAGCTTTTAGCTTTTCAAAAAAGATTCAAAAATTTTAGTAATTAATGAACAGAGAAATTTACATTACAGATTATAACTGCGTCACGCCTTTGGGTTTTGATGTAGAATCAAACTGGGAAGCACTTTTGGAAGGAAAATCTGGAGTGGCTTTGCATAAAATTATCGATAATCACGAAGCTTTCTTTGTTTCTAAAATTGATTCTGAGAAATTGGAAGAGGAATTTAATAAACATTTCGACAATCAGAATTTCACCAGACTTGAAAAAATGTTTTTGCTAAGTCTGAAACCTTTGGTAGAAAGACATCAGATTTCAGATGACACTGCTTTTATTCTTTCAACGACTAAAGGGAATATCAGTTTATTAAAAAATGAAACCACTTTACCGGAAGGCGTTTATCTTTCAAAATTAGCTCAAAAACTGGCAGATTTTTTTGGATTTAAAACCAAACCGATTGTCGTTTCCAATGCCTGTGTTTCAGGAGTGATGGCGATTTCTGTGGCGAAAAATATGATTCAGGCAGAAAAATACAAAGACGCTTTCGTCGTTGCTGGAGATGAGATTTCTGAATTTGTAATTTCAGGCTTCAATTCTTTTCAGGCGATTGGAAGCAAACCTTGTAAACCTTACGATAAGAACCGAAACGGAATTAATTTGGGCGAAGCAACTGCAGGTATTTACATCACTTCAGAATTAAATCAGAAAGAAAAATTTAAGTTTAAAATTTTAGGTGACTCGGCGATTAACGATGCCAATCACATTTCCGGACCATCGAGAACCGGCGACGGATTGTTTGCCAGCATTCAAAATGCAATGAAAGAAGCGAAAGTTTCTTCAGACCAAATCGATTTTATTTCCGCCCACGGAACGGCAACACTTTACAACGACGAAATGGAAGCCATCGCTTTCAACCGTATGGATTTGCAAAATGTTCCTCTGAACAGTATGAAAGGCTATTACGGACATTGTCTAGGCGCATCAGGTTTATTGGAAAGTATTATTTCTATGGAATCTGCTTTTAAAAACAATTTAATTCCATCCAAAAATTTTGAAGAAATGGGTATCTCTCAGGATTTGAATATTATTAAAGAAAATCAATCTGCAGAAATTAAATATATTTTGAAAACGGCTTCAGGTTTTGGTGGGTGTAATGCGGCCATTGTTTTGGAGAAATGTTAAAACTATAATGATGAAAAAAACACATATCTGCACCATAGAAAGCTCAAAAATAATCCTCAACGAACAAATTATTTTTGAAACCAAAGCCCAAAATTTCTCAGACTTTGCAAAAGAAGCTTACAAAACTTTAGAACTGAATTATCCTAAATTTCATAAAATGGATAATCTCAGCAAACTCGCTTTTCTTGCATCCGAAATGATTCTGAAAAACGACGACCACAGCAATACCGCATTGGTTTTTGCCAACAAATCCTCAAGCCTCGACACCGATTTTAAATATCAGGAAAGCATCAATTCTGAGGAAAATTATTTTCCGAGCCCTGCTGTTTTTGTGTACACTTTACCGAATATTTGCGTCGGTGAAATCAGCATTAAACATAAAATGCAGACCGAAAATGCTTTTTTTGTTTTAGATGAATTCGATGAAGAATTTTTAAATTCATACGCGGCACAGATTCTGCAATCAGGGAAAGCCGAAAAAGTCTTGTGTGGCTGGG belongs to Chryseobacterium sp. KACC 21268 and includes:
- a CDS encoding acyl-CoA thioesterase; protein product: MQSKNLTCTEEVRVRFNETDPLGIVWHGHYIVYFEDGREAFGRQHGLTYLDIQNAGFVTPIVKSTCEHFLPLKYGETFNIVTTFVNSVSAKLIYKYEIFNQQNQLVCSGETIQVFLDSENNLCLYNPEFFQAWKDKMGL
- a CDS encoding beta-ketoacyl synthase N-terminal-like domain-containing protein — translated: MNREIYITDYNCVTPLGFDVESNWEALLEGKSGVALHKIIDNHEAFFVSKIDSEKLEEEFNKHFDNQNFTRLEKMFLLSLKPLVERHQISDDTAFILSTTKGNISLLKNETTLPEGVYLSKLAQKLADFFGFKTKPIVVSNACVSGVMAISVAKNMIQAEKYKDAFVVAGDEISEFVISGFNSFQAIGSKPCKPYDKNRNGINLGEATAGIYITSELNQKEKFKFKILGDSAINDANHISGPSRTGDGLFASIQNAMKEAKVSSDQIDFISAHGTATLYNDEMEAIAFNRMDLQNVPLNSMKGYYGHCLGASGLLESIISMESAFKNNLIPSKNFEEMGISQDLNIIKENQSAEIKYILKTASGFGGCNAAIVLEKC
- a CDS encoding 3-oxoacyl-ACP synthase, whose amino-acid sequence is MMKKTHICTIESSKIILNEQIIFETKAQNFSDFAKEAYKTLELNYPKFHKMDNLSKLAFLASEMILKNDDHSNTALVFANKSSSLDTDFKYQESINSEENYFPSPAVFVYTLPNICVGEISIKHKMQTENAFFVLDEFDEEFLNSYAAQILQSGKAEKVLCGWVELYQESYKAFVYLLTT